The genomic DNA TATAAATTATAGCCTTCATATATTCACCATTAGCAGACGCTAAAATGCTGATAATACCTAAAAAAGCACTACCTGCTGTAAATAAATTTGGCAATATATATATTAATTTCGGCTTATTTTCCATTATTTTATTCCTCTAAAAAGCCTATTAAATCAGCTGCTTTTACTCTGTTACCAACCGAAACATTTAATTTTGTAGTAAGAGGTAAAAATAAGCTTACCCTTCCATCTAAAATAAACCCAAATCTTCTACCGGCTTTTAACTCTTTTGTTTTTTCAAGATGTATTTTTCTACTCATTGCGCCGGAGTTGATTCTTATGATAACTTGCTTATCTCCAACAGAGCATATATAAGCTATTCTATTATTTAATAGATTTTTATCTAAGCTAGTTGTCGCTAGATTTAGACCGTTTTTAGATTTAATCTCATCGACTTTTAAATTTGCTACAGCTCGCAATACTCCAGAATCAAAAATAGAGTTTTTTATAACAACTTCGGTATATAAAACACCATTATAACTACTTTTTCTTATATCTTCGATAACGCCGTCTATAGGAGATAATATGGCGTCCATACTCTCCACATTAGGAAGTCTTTCTGGGTTTCTATATATAAACACTACAAAAATCAGCAAAATAGCAGATAGAAATATAAAAGTATCAAATAAGAGTGATAATAGAAATATGACTCCAAACAAACCGATACTGCAATATCCATACTTACTTATCACTCTTAAATTATCCATAGCTATTCCTTATCTTTTGCTTTTTTTATATCGCTATTACCGTCTTCTTCGACTATTAAACGGCTTGGAATATTGTTTTCTTCTTCATAACTTCTGATAATCTCTCTAACCTTTGAGCCTTCTATAGTCTCTTCTTCGTATAAAGAATCAACCATCTTTTCTATAGCTCCGCGATAAAGCTCAAGAGTGGCCACTACGGCATTAAATCTTTCATTTAAAAAGTTTTTTACATACTCATCTAGTTTATGGGCCATATCATCGCTATAATCTTTTAAAGTTTGCCCACCATTTAAAAATACGTTTCTTTGCTTTTCAAGCACCATAAGACCTGCAACATCTGTCATTCCATACATAGAAACCATAGCTTTTATGATATCTGTTGCTCGCTCTAGATCATTGCTAGCTCCCGTACTTATCTCTTTTATAAACACATGCTCTGCCGCGCGACCTCCTAAAAGAACATCAACTTTTGCGATAAGCTCGTGTTTTTGCATTAAAAATTTATTCTCTTCTGGAGCATTTAGCGTATATCCAAGAGCTGCAATTCCCCTTGGTATAACCGAAACTTTAGTAACTTTATCTGCACCTTTTGTAGTTTCAGCGATAAGAGCGTGACCGCACTCATGATAAGTAACTATCTTTTTCTCTTTTGGATTTATACGGCGAGATTTTTTCTCAAGTCCCGCGATAGCTCTCTCAACGGCTTCTATAAGATCTTGTTGTTCAATATACTCTTTGCTAGCACGACCTGCTAAAAGGGCTGCTTCATTTATGATATTTGCTAGATCAGCGCCTGCAAGTCCAGCAGTTAAACGACCTATATCATCCATATTTACGTTATTAGCAAGTTTTACCTCTTTACTATGAACCTTTAATATATCCACACGACCTTTAAAATCAGGTTTATCAACTAAAACTTGTCTATCGAAACGTCCTGGACGAAGGAGAGCGGCATCTAAAACCTCAGGTCTGTTTGTAGCTGCTAAAACTATAACCGGACTTTTATCACTATCAAATCCATCCATCTCAGCCAAAAGTTGATTTAGAGTTTGCTCTCTCTCGTCATTCCCGCCCATCATGGCTCCAGCTGCTCTGCTTTTTCCTATAGCATCTATTTCATCTATAAATACGATAGCAGGAGCTTCTTTTTTCGCATTTTCAAATAAATCTCTGACTCTACTAGCTCCAACTCCTACAAACATCTCTATAAAGCTTGATCCAGAAACTGAGAAAAAAGGAACATCAGCTTCACCGGCAACCGCTTTTGCAAGAAGAGTTTTACCGGTTCCTGGAGGTCCTACTAAAAGTACGCCTTTAGGAATTTTTGCACCAAGTCTTATATATCTATCTGGATTTTTTAAGAAATCAACTATTTCTTTAACCTCTTCTTTTGCCTCTTCGACTCCGGCTACATCATTAAATTTAACCTTTGGTCTCTCGCTGTTTACAAGCTTTTTACTGCTACCCATTCCAAGTATTCCACCGCCCATATTTTTTTGCATTCTGCTAGCAAGAAACATCCAAATTCCAAAAAATATAAATATAGGAATTACCCATGAAAACAGCATATCGCTAAGCCAGTTTGTCTCATTATAAGCTCCGTAGCTTACTCCTTCACTCTCAAGAAGCGGAACAAGCGTCTGGTCATTTACTTTCTTTGCTACATAAGTTACACCATTTCCGGTGGCTTTTATAGTAGTCTGTCCTATTACTACATTATTTATCTGCTTTGATTTTATAAGCTGTTTTAACTCCGAATATGTAATATTTTTAGAACTAGTACTATCTCCGAATTCGTTCATACCGTCTGGGTTAAAACTTCTAAATACGACAACTATTATTATTGCAAAAATCGCAAAAACCATAATAGGATTTTTGTTAAAAAAGTTTCCGTTATTATTATTTTGCCCGTTTTTATTCTCATTATTTTCCATTTTTATCCTTATTTTTGAATATAAAACTCTCCCACTCATTTTGAGTGATATTCCAAACAAGCTCTAAATCCCCAAAAGCCTGTAAGATTCTATCTTTGTATTTTGTTAATATACCAGATAATATCAGATATCCATTATTATTTACATGCATTTTTAGATCTTTAGAAAGTAGTAAAATCACATCAGCTATGATATTTGCCACTACAACATCATATCTGCCATTAGAGTCTGTGATAGAACCGGTCCATATGTTATTAAATTTAATACCGTTTTTTCTTGCATTATCAGTGCTGCTTAAAACAGCTTGTTCATCGGTATCGCAAGCATCTACCGCGAGTCCTAATTTTGCTAAAGC from Campylobacter fetus subsp. fetus includes the following:
- the ftsH gene encoding ATP-dependent zinc metalloprotease FtsH, whose translation is MENNENKNGQNNNNGNFFNKNPIMVFAIFAIIIVVVFRSFNPDGMNEFGDSTSSKNITYSELKQLIKSKQINNVVIGQTTIKATGNGVTYVAKKVNDQTLVPLLESEGVSYGAYNETNWLSDMLFSWVIPIFIFFGIWMFLASRMQKNMGGGILGMGSSKKLVNSERPKVKFNDVAGVEEAKEEVKEIVDFLKNPDRYIRLGAKIPKGVLLVGPPGTGKTLLAKAVAGEADVPFFSVSGSSFIEMFVGVGASRVRDLFENAKKEAPAIVFIDEIDAIGKSRAAGAMMGGNDEREQTLNQLLAEMDGFDSDKSPVIVLAATNRPEVLDAALLRPGRFDRQVLVDKPDFKGRVDILKVHSKEVKLANNVNMDDIGRLTAGLAGADLANIINEAALLAGRASKEYIEQQDLIEAVERAIAGLEKKSRRINPKEKKIVTYHECGHALIAETTKGADKVTKVSVIPRGIAALGYTLNAPEENKFLMQKHELIAKVDVLLGGRAAEHVFIKEISTGASNDLERATDIIKAMVSMYGMTDVAGLMVLEKQRNVFLNGGQTLKDYSDDMAHKLDEYVKNFLNERFNAVVATLELYRGAIEKMVDSLYEEETIEGSKVREIIRSYEEENNIPSRLIVEEDGNSDIKKAKDKE
- a CDS encoding phosphatidylserine decarboxylase is translated as MDNLRVISKYGYCSIGLFGVIFLLSLLFDTFIFLSAILLIFVVFIYRNPERLPNVESMDAILSPIDGVIEDIRKSSYNGVLYTEVVIKNSIFDSGVLRAVANLKVDEIKSKNGLNLATTSLDKNLLNNRIAYICSVGDKQVIIRINSGAMSRKIHLEKTKELKAGRRFGFILDGRVSLFLPLTTKLNVSVGNRVKAADLIGFLEE